In Panthera leo isolate Ple1 chromosome B3, P.leo_Ple1_pat1.1, whole genome shotgun sequence, a single genomic region encodes these proteins:
- the LINS1 gene encoding protein Lines homolog 1 isoform X1, which produces MRCVLAAKMKAFFEVLEQFYKKVLLGATLENESQEYIFYLNPAVLAQDCSTAASPECSNRHGVQGRHQPPSTTLGTISVVSVCLKRHSPTCSAREIMLLQLTVIKVMITRILSVETDFHAKEKYRDIITILLKSSDIDSTLTCMFQNSDKLLCHMAAKCLALLLYFQMREEIALSNSWIAFCKTNLSEYPENEKAVYCLWTLTFIIKEIFKDTCSQKTEILKQFLTLFDTAFEVFYNSLFSQHFESCQDTSKIINSLICSLELLELLIASRVHLKLYFTCQRILFLKPSCVLGVITWPVQAFVKRRFIIFIKKCLLWKVGEDLCRGSGPALMPPDQHLGVDMLALADAVLQAVDLGLLRTLSVHGKPPFFGGDEVQPAHERVPGPDHVILRAASLLIIKSLEIKFQNCASANEMKVGLQNFMAELLTFLKPHLQPSLQPHNACEWISRVFIEQDDDMVEAARASLGIYLTLIRERDFLLMTNGTVSRCQFLTCIMALLAVAAFRLECKAAESLTQEKETCNHHTHEYGYNPHCIFLFLLKNIGFDASVLLDFLISSETCFLEYFVKYLKLLQKDWTDFFTICKYFDVTKSKDNINICACSPSLIQDTSSNQTELRPSAALGNHRNARASGSWVSDASSKPLNQLVMPKETPATLLADSPSPPRASQSLVDYDSSDDSEVEGTDQRSANTKQVSLHQEAVKKFQDTVGTSGEEKEVSLQPQSRPLVPKQSNILFSVDWDTVLNNVSEVGLSSKTLKCFEELQGAVYRLQKKNLFPYNPTALLKLLKRIGAIYNESMNAL; this is translated from the exons ATGAGATGTGTTTTGGCAGCcaaaatgaaagctttttttgAAGTGTTAGAACAATTCTACAAGAAGGTACTTCTGGGAGCCACACTTGAAAATGAGAGCCAGGAATACATCTTTTATCTCAACCCAGCAGTTTTAGCTCAGGATTGCTCTACAGCTGCTTCTCCAGAATGCTCGAACCGCCATGGTGTCCAAGGCAGGCACCAGCCACCCAGCACCACGTTGGGTACCATTTCCGTAGTGTCTGTGTGTTTGAAGAGACACTCTCCGACATGCAGTGCCCGAGAAATCATGCTCCTTCAGTTAACAGTAATCAAAGTGATGATAACCAGAATATTGTCTGTTGAAACGGACTTCCAcgcaaaggaaaaatacagagatataattacaattcttttaaaatcctcTGACATCGATTCAACCTTA ACCTGTATGTTCCAAAACTCGGATAAATTGTTATGTCACATGGCTGCCAAGTGCCTTGCACTACTTCTGTATTTCCAAATGAGAGAAGAG ATAGCATTAAGTAATTCCTGGATTGCTTTTTGCAAGACAAATCTTTCTGAATACCCTGAAAATGAGAAAGCAGTGTACTGCCTCTGGACCCttacttttataataaaggaAATCTTTAAAGACACATGTTCACAAAAAACAG AAATTTTAAAGCAGTTCCTGACTCTTTTTGACACTGCTTTTGAAGTTTTTTACAATTCCTTATTTTCTCAGCATTTTGAAAGCTGCCAAGATacctctaaaataataaatagcttgATATGTTCCCTGGAATTGCTTGAACTTCTTATAGCTTCCAGAGTCCATCTGAAGCTATATTTCACTTGCCagaggattttatttttgaaaccctCTTGTGTGCTAGGTGTTATTACCTGGCCTGTTCAGGCTTTTGTCAAAAGGAGGTTCATCATATTCATCAAAAAGTGCCTTCTCTGGAAAGTGGGTGAAGATCTGTGTCGGGGATCTGGCCCTGCCCTGATGCCACCAGATCAGCATTTAGGTGTAGACATGTTGGCTTTAGCTGATGCTGTTTTGCAAGCTGTGGATTTGGGCTTATTGAGGACATTGTCTGTCCATGGAAAACCTCCCTTCTTCGGTGGAGATGAAGTTCAACCTGCACATGAGCGTGTCCCTGGTCCAGATCATGTAATCCTCAGAGCAGCAAGCCTACTTATCATTAAATCCTTAGAAATCAAGTTTCAAAACTGTGCTTcagcaaatgaaatgaaag TTGGTTTACAGAATTTCATGGCTGAGTTACTGACCTTCTTAAAGCCTCACCTTCAGCCCTCCCTTCAGCCACACAACGCATGTGAGTGGATCTCCAGGGTCTTCATAGAACAAGACGATGACATGGTGGAAGCTGCCAGAGCATCATTGGGCATCTACCTAACGTTGATCAG AGAAAGGGATTTCTTACTAATGACCAACGGCACAGTGTCACGCTGCCAGTTTCTGACTTGTATTATGGCCCTGCTGGCAGTGGCTGCCTTCAGACT agagtgtAAAGCTGCTGAAAGCTTGACCCAAGAAAAAGAAACGTGCAACCATCACACACATGAATATGGCTATAATCCACACTGCATCTTCTTATTCTTACTAAAAAATATAGGATTTGATGCTTCAGTTCTTCTTGACTTTTTGATTTCATCGGAAACCTGTTTCCttgaatattttgttaaatatttaaagttactaCAAAAAGACTGGACTGACTTTTTCACGATCTGCAAGTATTTTGATGTAACCAAATCTAAAGACAACATAAATATCTGTGCTTGTAGCCCCTCACTTATCCAAGACACGAGCAGCAACCAAACAGAACTGAGACCTTCGGCTGCTCTTGGTAATCACAGAAATGCCCGTGCTTCCGGCTCCTGGGTTTCTGATGCCTCTTCCAAACCTCTCAACCAGCTTGTGATGCCCAAGGAGACCCCTGCCACGCTCCTGGCTGATAGCCCATCTCCCCCACGAGCTTCTCAAAGTCTGGTAGATTATGACAGCTCTGATGATTCTGAGGTAGAAGGCACAGACCAGCGTTCAGCAAACACTAAACAAGTATCTTTACACCAAGAAGCAGTGAAGAAATTTCAGGACACAGTTGGAAcaagtggggaagaaaaagaagtgagcCTCCAGCCTCAGTCAAGGCCTCTGGTTCCCAAACAGTCTAATATTCTCTTCTCCGTTGATTGGGATACAGTCCTGAATAACGTCTCTGAAGTGGGACTGTCTTCCAAAACACTGAAGTGCTTTGAGGAACTACAAGGTGCTGTTTACCGCTTgcagaagaaaaatcttttcccGTATAATCCCACAGCACTTTTAAAGTTGTTAAAACGTATCGGGGCGATATATAATGAGAGTATGAACGCCTTGTAA
- the LINS1 gene encoding protein Lines homolog 1 isoform X2, with protein sequence MRCVLAAKMKAFFEVLEQFYKKVLLGATLENESQEYIFYLNPAVLAQDCSTAASPECSNRHGVQGRHQPPSTTLGTISVVSVCLKRHSPTCSAREIMLLQLTVIKVMITRILSVETDFHAKEKYRDIITILLKSSDIDSTLTCMFQNSDKLLCHMAAKCLALLLYFQMREEIALSNSWIAFCKTNLSEYPENEKAVYCLWTLTFIIKEIFKDTCSQKTEILKQFLTLFDTAFEVFYNSLFSQHFESCQDTSKIINSLICSLELLELLIASRVHLKLYFTCQRILFLKPSCVLGVITWPVQAFVKRRFIIFIKKCLLWKVGEDLCRGSGPALMPPDQHLGVDMLALADAVLQAVDLGLLRTLSVHGKPPFFGGDEVQPAHERVPGPDHVILRAASLLIIKSLEIKFQNCASANEMKVGLQNFMAELLTFLKPHLQPSLQPHNACEWISRVFIEQDDDMVEAARASLGIYLTLIRECKAAESLTQEKETCNHHTHEYGYNPHCIFLFLLKNIGFDASVLLDFLISSETCFLEYFVKYLKLLQKDWTDFFTICKYFDVTKSKDNINICACSPSLIQDTSSNQTELRPSAALGNHRNARASGSWVSDASSKPLNQLVMPKETPATLLADSPSPPRASQSLVDYDSSDDSEVEGTDQRSANTKQVSLHQEAVKKFQDTVGTSGEEKEVSLQPQSRPLVPKQSNILFSVDWDTVLNNVSEVGLSSKTLKCFEELQGAVYRLQKKNLFPYNPTALLKLLKRIGAIYNESMNAL encoded by the exons ATGAGATGTGTTTTGGCAGCcaaaatgaaagctttttttgAAGTGTTAGAACAATTCTACAAGAAGGTACTTCTGGGAGCCACACTTGAAAATGAGAGCCAGGAATACATCTTTTATCTCAACCCAGCAGTTTTAGCTCAGGATTGCTCTACAGCTGCTTCTCCAGAATGCTCGAACCGCCATGGTGTCCAAGGCAGGCACCAGCCACCCAGCACCACGTTGGGTACCATTTCCGTAGTGTCTGTGTGTTTGAAGAGACACTCTCCGACATGCAGTGCCCGAGAAATCATGCTCCTTCAGTTAACAGTAATCAAAGTGATGATAACCAGAATATTGTCTGTTGAAACGGACTTCCAcgcaaaggaaaaatacagagatataattacaattcttttaaaatcctcTGACATCGATTCAACCTTA ACCTGTATGTTCCAAAACTCGGATAAATTGTTATGTCACATGGCTGCCAAGTGCCTTGCACTACTTCTGTATTTCCAAATGAGAGAAGAG ATAGCATTAAGTAATTCCTGGATTGCTTTTTGCAAGACAAATCTTTCTGAATACCCTGAAAATGAGAAAGCAGTGTACTGCCTCTGGACCCttacttttataataaaggaAATCTTTAAAGACACATGTTCACAAAAAACAG AAATTTTAAAGCAGTTCCTGACTCTTTTTGACACTGCTTTTGAAGTTTTTTACAATTCCTTATTTTCTCAGCATTTTGAAAGCTGCCAAGATacctctaaaataataaatagcttgATATGTTCCCTGGAATTGCTTGAACTTCTTATAGCTTCCAGAGTCCATCTGAAGCTATATTTCACTTGCCagaggattttatttttgaaaccctCTTGTGTGCTAGGTGTTATTACCTGGCCTGTTCAGGCTTTTGTCAAAAGGAGGTTCATCATATTCATCAAAAAGTGCCTTCTCTGGAAAGTGGGTGAAGATCTGTGTCGGGGATCTGGCCCTGCCCTGATGCCACCAGATCAGCATTTAGGTGTAGACATGTTGGCTTTAGCTGATGCTGTTTTGCAAGCTGTGGATTTGGGCTTATTGAGGACATTGTCTGTCCATGGAAAACCTCCCTTCTTCGGTGGAGATGAAGTTCAACCTGCACATGAGCGTGTCCCTGGTCCAGATCATGTAATCCTCAGAGCAGCAAGCCTACTTATCATTAAATCCTTAGAAATCAAGTTTCAAAACTGTGCTTcagcaaatgaaatgaaag TTGGTTTACAGAATTTCATGGCTGAGTTACTGACCTTCTTAAAGCCTCACCTTCAGCCCTCCCTTCAGCCACACAACGCATGTGAGTGGATCTCCAGGGTCTTCATAGAACAAGACGATGACATGGTGGAAGCTGCCAGAGCATCATTGGGCATCTACCTAACGTTGATCAG agagtgtAAAGCTGCTGAAAGCTTGACCCAAGAAAAAGAAACGTGCAACCATCACACACATGAATATGGCTATAATCCACACTGCATCTTCTTATTCTTACTAAAAAATATAGGATTTGATGCTTCAGTTCTTCTTGACTTTTTGATTTCATCGGAAACCTGTTTCCttgaatattttgttaaatatttaaagttactaCAAAAAGACTGGACTGACTTTTTCACGATCTGCAAGTATTTTGATGTAACCAAATCTAAAGACAACATAAATATCTGTGCTTGTAGCCCCTCACTTATCCAAGACACGAGCAGCAACCAAACAGAACTGAGACCTTCGGCTGCTCTTGGTAATCACAGAAATGCCCGTGCTTCCGGCTCCTGGGTTTCTGATGCCTCTTCCAAACCTCTCAACCAGCTTGTGATGCCCAAGGAGACCCCTGCCACGCTCCTGGCTGATAGCCCATCTCCCCCACGAGCTTCTCAAAGTCTGGTAGATTATGACAGCTCTGATGATTCTGAGGTAGAAGGCACAGACCAGCGTTCAGCAAACACTAAACAAGTATCTTTACACCAAGAAGCAGTGAAGAAATTTCAGGACACAGTTGGAAcaagtggggaagaaaaagaagtgagcCTCCAGCCTCAGTCAAGGCCTCTGGTTCCCAAACAGTCTAATATTCTCTTCTCCGTTGATTGGGATACAGTCCTGAATAACGTCTCTGAAGTGGGACTGTCTTCCAAAACACTGAAGTGCTTTGAGGAACTACAAGGTGCTGTTTACCGCTTgcagaagaaaaatcttttcccGTATAATCCCACAGCACTTTTAAAGTTGTTAAAACGTATCGGGGCGATATATAATGAGAGTATGAACGCCTTGTAA
- the LINS1 gene encoding protein Lines homolog 1 isoform X3, with protein sequence MSHGCQVPCTTSVFPNERRALSNSWIAFCKTNLSEYPENEKAVYCLWTLTFIIKEIFKDTCSQKTEILKQFLTLFDTAFEVFYNSLFSQHFESCQDTSKIINSLICSLELLELLIASRVHLKLYFTCQRILFLKPSCVLGVITWPVQAFVKRRFIIFIKKCLLWKVGEDLCRGSGPALMPPDQHLGVDMLALADAVLQAVDLGLLRTLSVHGKPPFFGGDEVQPAHERVPGPDHVILRAASLLIIKSLEIKFQNCASANEMKVGLQNFMAELLTFLKPHLQPSLQPHNACEWISRVFIEQDDDMVEAARASLGIYLTLIRERDFLLMTNGTVSRCQFLTCIMALLAVAAFRLECKAAESLTQEKETCNHHTHEYGYNPHCIFLFLLKNIGFDASVLLDFLISSETCFLEYFVKYLKLLQKDWTDFFTICKYFDVTKSKDNINICACSPSLIQDTSSNQTELRPSAALGNHRNARASGSWVSDASSKPLNQLVMPKETPATLLADSPSPPRASQSLVDYDSSDDSEVEGTDQRSANTKQVSLHQEAVKKFQDTVGTSGEEKEVSLQPQSRPLVPKQSNILFSVDWDTVLNNVSEVGLSSKTLKCFEELQGAVYRLQKKNLFPYNPTALLKLLKRIGAIYNESMNAL encoded by the exons ATGTCACATGGCTGCCAAGTGCCTTGCACTACTTCTGTATTTCCAAATGAGAGAAGAG CATTAAGTAATTCCTGGATTGCTTTTTGCAAGACAAATCTTTCTGAATACCCTGAAAATGAGAAAGCAGTGTACTGCCTCTGGACCCttacttttataataaaggaAATCTTTAAAGACACATGTTCACAAAAAACAG AAATTTTAAAGCAGTTCCTGACTCTTTTTGACACTGCTTTTGAAGTTTTTTACAATTCCTTATTTTCTCAGCATTTTGAAAGCTGCCAAGATacctctaaaataataaatagcttgATATGTTCCCTGGAATTGCTTGAACTTCTTATAGCTTCCAGAGTCCATCTGAAGCTATATTTCACTTGCCagaggattttatttttgaaaccctCTTGTGTGCTAGGTGTTATTACCTGGCCTGTTCAGGCTTTTGTCAAAAGGAGGTTCATCATATTCATCAAAAAGTGCCTTCTCTGGAAAGTGGGTGAAGATCTGTGTCGGGGATCTGGCCCTGCCCTGATGCCACCAGATCAGCATTTAGGTGTAGACATGTTGGCTTTAGCTGATGCTGTTTTGCAAGCTGTGGATTTGGGCTTATTGAGGACATTGTCTGTCCATGGAAAACCTCCCTTCTTCGGTGGAGATGAAGTTCAACCTGCACATGAGCGTGTCCCTGGTCCAGATCATGTAATCCTCAGAGCAGCAAGCCTACTTATCATTAAATCCTTAGAAATCAAGTTTCAAAACTGTGCTTcagcaaatgaaatgaaag TTGGTTTACAGAATTTCATGGCTGAGTTACTGACCTTCTTAAAGCCTCACCTTCAGCCCTCCCTTCAGCCACACAACGCATGTGAGTGGATCTCCAGGGTCTTCATAGAACAAGACGATGACATGGTGGAAGCTGCCAGAGCATCATTGGGCATCTACCTAACGTTGATCAG AGAAAGGGATTTCTTACTAATGACCAACGGCACAGTGTCACGCTGCCAGTTTCTGACTTGTATTATGGCCCTGCTGGCAGTGGCTGCCTTCAGACT agagtgtAAAGCTGCTGAAAGCTTGACCCAAGAAAAAGAAACGTGCAACCATCACACACATGAATATGGCTATAATCCACACTGCATCTTCTTATTCTTACTAAAAAATATAGGATTTGATGCTTCAGTTCTTCTTGACTTTTTGATTTCATCGGAAACCTGTTTCCttgaatattttgttaaatatttaaagttactaCAAAAAGACTGGACTGACTTTTTCACGATCTGCAAGTATTTTGATGTAACCAAATCTAAAGACAACATAAATATCTGTGCTTGTAGCCCCTCACTTATCCAAGACACGAGCAGCAACCAAACAGAACTGAGACCTTCGGCTGCTCTTGGTAATCACAGAAATGCCCGTGCTTCCGGCTCCTGGGTTTCTGATGCCTCTTCCAAACCTCTCAACCAGCTTGTGATGCCCAAGGAGACCCCTGCCACGCTCCTGGCTGATAGCCCATCTCCCCCACGAGCTTCTCAAAGTCTGGTAGATTATGACAGCTCTGATGATTCTGAGGTAGAAGGCACAGACCAGCGTTCAGCAAACACTAAACAAGTATCTTTACACCAAGAAGCAGTGAAGAAATTTCAGGACACAGTTGGAAcaagtggggaagaaaaagaagtgagcCTCCAGCCTCAGTCAAGGCCTCTGGTTCCCAAACAGTCTAATATTCTCTTCTCCGTTGATTGGGATACAGTCCTGAATAACGTCTCTGAAGTGGGACTGTCTTCCAAAACACTGAAGTGCTTTGAGGAACTACAAGGTGCTGTTTACCGCTTgcagaagaaaaatcttttcccGTATAATCCCACAGCACTTTTAAAGTTGTTAAAACGTATCGGGGCGATATATAATGAGAGTATGAACGCCTTGTAA